The genomic interval ACGCAGTCGAGGACGAAGTTCGTACTCACCGTCCCGTACACCGGCGGCTGGTACTTCCGGAAGAACTCGGCCTGGGGGTAGTCGAGGAACAGCGGCCCGACGATGCCGACGCCGAAGACGAAGCCGAGCATGGCGAGGCCCACCATCGCCGGCCGGTTCTTCTTGAACTCCGACCAGTAGTAGCGTGTCATGCGGGGGTTCTGGTACAGCGGTAACACCGCGTAGAACACGAACACGAGCAGGGAGAACGCGAACAGGTAGTCGAGCCCTTCGACGTTGTAGTCCCAGCCGATGGCCGCGAACGTGGGGGCTTCGTTCGCGAGGTAGACGCCGTCGTAGAGCACCAGTGCGAGCAACGCGCCGGTCGTGACGACGATGCCGAGGAAGTTCACCGAGAGGTAGCGGTAGTTGCGGACCAGCGGGACGAGCCCCATGAACACGTAGGTGAGGAGGCAGAAGACGAGCGTCCAGTGGAACAGCGAGACGTCGTACTCCCAGCCGACCGCCGCGAACGTCGGCTCGCCGCTGGCGACCGCGACGTCGTAGACGAGCACCAGGACCAGCAGTCCGAGCGCTCCGAGGTACGCACGCATCGCCCTCCCACTCCCCGTCGGAGCGTCCCGCGCGATATCGTCCCAATCGACCGTATCGAACCGTTCTGATGTGTTTTGTGCAGCCATTATCGATCGTCGAAGCTAATCCGCGGGTCGAGGACGGTGTAGACCAGGTCCTGGATCAGGTTGCTGATCGTCCCGACGAAGGTGAAGAACAGCGTGAACCCGAGCACGACGCTGGTGTCCTGCGCGATGATGGCGTCGTAGCTCAACCGGCCGATACCGGGAATCCCGAAGACGATCTCGACGAGCAGCGACGACCCGACGAACAGCGCGAGGAGCTGTGCGACCATCGTGGTCGACAGCGGCACCATCGTCGGCCGCAGGACGTGTCGCGCGTAGATGCGGTAGCGCGAGACGCCCTTCGCCTTGGCCGTCTTCACGAAGTCGGCGGTCATGTACTCCGAGGACTCGTTGCGCGAGACGCGCATGATGCCGCCGATGGAGCCCGTCACGAGGACGAACACCGGCAGAACGAGCTGTCGGACGTTCTCGAAGCTGAACAGGGCCGCGTCGGTGCTGTACAACACCGGCACCCACCCCAGTTGGACCCCGAATATCAACAGGAGGATGATCCCGAAGAAGAAGTTCGGAATCGCGTAGCCGAAGAAGCTGATGCCCGTCGCGACGTGGTCCTTCCAGCTGTACTGACTGGCGGCCGAGTACAGCCCCGCGATGGGTCCTAACGTGATCGTCAGCAGCGTCCACGGTATCGAGTACTGTGCGGTGTAGTAGAGCGCGTTGAGTACCGACTCCGTGACCGGTTCGTTGTTCATCGTCGACCAACCCCAGTCCAGCGTGTACACGCCGGTGACGTACTCGACGTAGCGCTCGGTGAGTGGTCGGTCGAGTCCGCGAAGCTGTCTGATACGGTCTGCCGCCTCGGTCGGGCTGTCACCCTGGAGCGCCGCCTGAGTCGCAGCCCGTTGTACTTCCGGGTTCGGCGCTGCAGAGAGCAGAACGAACGTGACGCTGATGATGATGAACGTCACCACGAAGGTCCAGGCGAGCCGGCGTGTGATATACCATCCCAATCCCATGTGTGTTGTCGTTATATCGAATAGCGGTTAATGTGTCGCACTGTACGTCACGAACCGAGAGGAGACCCGGTGTCTACTCGCTGCGGTACCAGGTCGACTCGTTCCAGCCGTTGAAGAAGTTCTCCTCGGGACCTTCGATGCCCGAGCGGTAGCCGATGGTGTCGTCCGCGAAGACGAGCATCCCGAGCGGCTGCGCCTCCGACACCTCCACGAATATCTGCGTGAGCGCCTCCTGGACGGCCTCCTGGCTCTCGGCGGTCGACGCCTGCTCGAACAGTTCGGCGGCGTTCCACTCGGGCTGGTAGCCGTACGGGTTGTACGCCGAGTCCTCGATGAAGAACACGTCACCGGCCGTCGGGTTCAGCGGGTAGGTGTTGAGTCCGTAGACGATGGACATGTCCCACGACTCGGAGCTGGTGACCTCGTAGGGGCCGGCGTTGGCCACGCCGTTGCTCCACTCGTACTCGTCGGGGTTCTCCGGCACCTGCTGGTACCAGTAGTCGTCGCGGAACGTCGTGCCCTGAATCTGCTGGGCGTTGACGGTGATGCCCGCGTTCGCCTCGTACTCCTGTTTGATGTACTGCGCGAGGTCCTCGTTCGTGCTGGACGTCGGACTGAAGTACAGCGATATCTCGACCGGGTTGCCGTCGGGGTTGACGAGCTGGTCGCCGTCGTAGCTGTAGTCGGTGTCCGAGATGGCCTCCTGGATTCGGCTCCGGGTCGCCTCCGGACCGTAGAGGTCACCGACACCGTACCGCGAGATATCGGCGTCGTCCGGGTACCACTTCGACCACTCGGGCTGCCACGTGAAGTGGGGCTGCGCGTAGCCGTTGTAGATACCGTCGGCGATGGCCTGCTTGTCGACGGCACAGCCGAGGCCCTGCCGGAACGTCTTGTTCCTGAACAGGTTCCCCGGGCCCGCGGTCCAGCCGTTGTCACGGAAGTTGTACGCGATGATGCGGTTGTACGGCTGCGGGACGACGTTGACGTACGTCCCGTCGTTGCTCTGGAACTCGTTGACGCGGTTCTTCGGGAGCCCCGCCGTGTCGATCTCGCCGTTCTGCAGCGCACCGAGACGCGAGGACTGCTCGGGGATGACGCGGACCTCGAGGGTCTCGAAGTACGGGGCGTTGCTGAACGCCTGGTCGGCCCCCTCGGCGTCGCGGAGGTAGTAGTCGTCGTTCCGAGAGAACGTGATGCGCGAGTTCCGTTCCCAGTTCTCCAGGGTGTACGCCCCGAGGTTCCCCGCGAACGAGAGGTCGAGGAGCTCCTCGTCCTGCTGGAACCCTTCGGCGTCCTGCTCCTCGACGTACGGTTCCATCAGTTCCTTCGGGATGGGGTAGAGGAGCGGGTCGTACGTCTCCGGGTAGAGCGGGTTCACCTGTGGCAGTTCGATGGTGAACTCGTAGTCGCCCGTCTGCTCGACGGTCATGTCGCTGGTCCAGCTGTTGGAGTCGGCGGTCGCCGCCCACTCGCTCATCTGGACCTCGTTGATCTGGTAGACGAAGTCCTCGGCGGTGACCTCCCCGTACGGGTCGCTGAACGTCAGCCCCTCGCGTACCGTCGCGGTCCAGGTCTGGTTGTCCTCGGAGGTGAGTTCGTAGACGCGGGGGAACATCTCGGTGCCGGGCTTGAAGCCGTAGCCCATGTCGAGGGCGTAGGCGATGACGCCGCCCGCCGTACTCTCGTTGTTGTACAGCGGATTCAGCGTGCCGAGCGAGTTCCCGATCGCCGTCCGGTAGGTACCGCTCGGCTCCGGTCGCTCGCCGTCGTCGGTGCTGGTGCCCTGGGTCGTCCCGAGCGGGTCGTCCGTCCCGTTCTCGGTCCCCGTCGAGCTCGGATCCTCCGTCCCGTCTCCCCCGCCCCCAGAGCTACACCCCGCGAGAGCCGCGGCACCAGCGACGCCGATTCCCTTGAGCCAGGCTCGGCGGTCGATCTTCTTGTGCTGGTTATCATCACGACATTCGTAGTCACGTGACATGCAATGTGAGAATGGTACACGCTGTTATTACTCTTACGAAGCGTATTTTGAGATATAAGTACGTATCGAGGGTAAAATTCCAATTTTAGCCACGAATGCACTGGCGAAGGAGACGAACTCTCCGGAGTGGGTGCTGGAACTGGAACAATTGTCACTCGTCCACCGGCCGTACGCTACCGTTGACTGTTCATTCTTCATCGTCGATAATGCATAAGTGTCACGTTCCGTCGTGCTGGCGTCGACGCGTGCGGTCCCTGAAGTCGGCGTTACTGTCACGCCAAGAGTTATCCTCGTCGACTCCGCGCGACTGGTATCGACATGAACGGGCCGCTGCTCTCCGTCGTCGACCTCCACACGCAGTTCCACACCGACGAGGGGACCGTCCACGCGGTCGACGGCATCGACTTCGACGTGAACGCGGGCGAGACGGTCTGTATCGTCGGCGAGTCCGGCTCCGGCAAGACCGTCACGAGCGAGTCCATCACGAAGCTCCTCCCGATACCCCCCGGCGACATCCCCGAGGGACGTATCGAGTTCCGCGACCTGGAGACGGTGCGGGAACTCGCCGACGCCTTCCCCAGACACGTGTTCGACGTCGTGGAGGGCGAGGACCGCGAGCAGGGCCACGGTGAGCAGCAGGTCGGCGACGACCAGTTCGTCGTCGTCGAGGAACGCTCCGGTGAGGACATCACCCGTGGGTACGTCGACCTCACCCGTGCGCCCGAGCAGGCGCTCCGACACATCCGTGGCGGCGACGTCGCCCACGTCTTCCAGAACCCACAGAGTGCCCTCGACCCCGTCTACACGGTCGGCTGGCAGATCGTCGAGGCCATCCAGTTGCACAGCGACACCGACGACGCGACCGCCCGGGAGCGAGCCATCGACCTGCTGGACCGGGTCGGCATCCCCGATGCCGCGACCCGCGTCGACAACTACCCCCACGAGTTCTCCGGCGGGATGAAACAGCGCGTCATCGTCGCGATTGCGCTGGCGTCGAACCCGGCGCTGCTCGTGGCCGACGAACCGACGACGGCGCTCGACGTCACCATCCAGGCGCAGATTCTGGGCCTGCTCCAGGAGATACAGGACGACCTCGACATGGCCGTCCTGTTCGTCACGCACGACCTGGGCGTCGTCGCGGAAATCGCCGACCGCGTCGTCGTCATGTACGCCGGCGAGGTGATGGAGACCGGTGACGTGTTCGACCTGTTCGAGAACCCAGCGCACCCCTACACGCGGGCGTTGCTGGAGTGTCTCCCCGGCCGGGGAGACGAGACGGTGTCCATCGATGGCTCGCTCCCGAGTCCGACGGCCCCCCCGGACGGCTGCCGGTTCGCGCCGCGCTGTCCCCACGCCGTCGAGGAGTGTACGACTGGAGACCAGCCGCCGTTACATCCCGTCGAGGACCGCGACCAGACTGTCTCGTGTGTCTACTACGGCGACGACTACGACGAGCGCGTCGTCCAGACGGCGTTCTCGTCCGCCCAGGACTCCTCGGCTCGGACGGACGGCGGACCGGTCGCGGACGACGACTCCGTCCGGTCCGAGGCGGTGAGCGATGAATGACACTCCCCTGCTCCGGGTGACCGGCCTGGAGAAACACTACCCCATCACGCGGGGCCTCCTGAAGCGGGAGGTCGGTCGCGTCCGCGCGGTCGACGGGGTTGACTTCGAGGTCGCTGCCGGCGAGACGCTCGGCCTCGTCGGCGAGTCCGGCTGCGGGAAGTCGACCGTCGCCACATCGCTGCTCCGACTGGAGGAGCCGACGGCGGGCGAGGTCCGGTTCGACGGCGAGGACGTCACCACGTACGACAAGCAGCGGTTGAAGCGGTTCCGGCGTCGCGCACAGATGATCTTCCAGGACCCGACGTCGAGTTTCGACCCGCGGATGTCCATCGGCGAGTCGGTCGCCGAACCGCTCCTCGTCCACGGTATCACCGACCGGTCGCGCCGCCGCGAGATAGTGATGGACCTGCTCGAACGCGTCGGCCTGTCGGCCGAGGACGTCGACCGGTACCCCCACGAGTTCTCCGGCGGGCAGAAGCAACGCGTCGCGCTGGCCCGAGCGCTCGTCGTCAATCCGCAGCTCCTCGTCGCCGACGAACCCGTCAGCGCGCTCGACGTCTCCATCCAGTCCGACATCCTCAACCTGATGAACGATATTCAGGAGGAGTTCGACCTGGCGATGCTGTTCATCAGCCACGACCTGGGCGTCGTCCGCGAGGTGTGCGACCGCGTCGCCGTCATGTACCTCGGCGAGATTGTCGAGGTCGCCCCGACCGAGGCGCTGTTCTCGAACCCGCAGCACCCCTACACGACGTCGCTGCTCGGGTCGATTCCGCGGCCCGACCCCACCCAGCGCGGGGAGTCCGTCACGCTGGTCGGCGACGTCCCGAGTCCGTCGAACCCGCCCGCTGGCTGTCGGTTCCACACGCGCTGTCCCGAGGTCATCCCGCCGGCAGACTACGCGTTCGAACAGGGGGCGTGGCGGTCGGTGCAGGACCTCCGCCAGCGCATGCGCGAGGGTCCCCTCGACCTGGAGACGGTTCGTACCGCCCACGGGGAGTCGGTGGGGGATGCCGAGGGCGAGTCGGTCGCGGGCGACGAGCAGTTGAAGCAGGGTCTCCGGGCGGAGTTCGACATCCCACGGCAGTTGTCGGACCCGGAGGGCGACGCGGTCCTCGAACGGGCGCTCACCGCCGAGGTCGAAGGCGACCACGAGGAGGCACGTGACCTGCTCGACGAGGCGTTCCGGACACCGTGCGAGCAGACCTACCCGGAACTCCGGGAGACGGAGGCGGGGTGGGAGGCGGCCTGCCTGCTCCACGAGGACCAGCGTCAGCGCGTCGAACGACCCGCAGACGACTGACCGGGCCCACGAGACCCCGGCTCGCGCGTGTTCGTGACCACTGTCCGACGACGGTGACGTTTAACCCTCTCGTCGCCAATACACTGGATATGGAGTGGAAACCCGACTGGGGACTGCGTGGGCGGATGGTGCTCACCATGTTCCTGCTCTTCGCCCTCTACATCGTGTTCGTCGGCGTCCTGTGGACGTTCTCGGGGAGTGTCCTCCTCGTCGTCGCGATCATGGGGGTATTCTCGATAGCACAGTTCTTCTTCAGCGACAAACTGGCGTTATATTCGATGGGGGCCAGCGAGGTGTCCGAACAGGAGTATCCGGAGCTCCACGCGATGGTGTCGCGACTGAGCCAGCAGGCCGACCTGCCGAAGCCGACGGTGGCCGTCGCCGACTCGCGGGTGCCCAACGCGTTCGCGACCGGCCGGTCTCAGAAGAGCTCCGCCGTCTGCGTGACGACGGGCA from Halomarina salina carries:
- a CDS encoding ABC transporter permease → MGLGWYITRRLAWTFVVTFIIISVTFVLLSAAPNPEVQRAATQAALQGDSPTEAADRIRQLRGLDRPLTERYVEYVTGVYTLDWGWSTMNNEPVTESVLNALYYTAQYSIPWTLLTITLGPIAGLYSAASQYSWKDHVATGISFFGYAIPNFFFGIILLLIFGVQLGWVPVLYSTDAALFSFENVRQLVLPVFVLVTGSIGGIMRVSRNESSEYMTADFVKTAKAKGVSRYRIYARHVLRPTMVPLSTTMVAQLLALFVGSSLLVEIVFGIPGIGRLSYDAIIAQDTSVVLGFTLFFTFVGTISNLIQDLVYTVLDPRISFDDR
- a CDS encoding ABC transporter substrate-binding protein; translation: MSRDYECRDDNQHKKIDRRAWLKGIGVAGAAALAGCSSGGGGDGTEDPSSTGTENGTDDPLGTTQGTSTDDGERPEPSGTYRTAIGNSLGTLNPLYNNESTAGGVIAYALDMGYGFKPGTEMFPRVYELTSEDNQTWTATVREGLTFSDPYGEVTAEDFVYQINEVQMSEWAATADSNSWTSDMTVEQTGDYEFTIELPQVNPLYPETYDPLLYPIPKELMEPYVEEQDAEGFQQDEELLDLSFAGNLGAYTLENWERNSRITFSRNDDYYLRDAEGADQAFSNAPYFETLEVRVIPEQSSRLGALQNGEIDTAGLPKNRVNEFQSNDGTYVNVVPQPYNRIIAYNFRDNGWTAGPGNLFRNKTFRQGLGCAVDKQAIADGIYNGYAQPHFTWQPEWSKWYPDDADISRYGVGDLYGPEATRSRIQEAISDTDYSYDGDQLVNPDGNPVEISLYFSPTSSTNEDLAQYIKQEYEANAGITVNAQQIQGTTFRDDYWYQQVPENPDEYEWSNGVANAGPYEVTSSESWDMSIVYGLNTYPLNPTAGDVFFIEDSAYNPYGYQPEWNAAELFEQASTAESQEAVQEALTQIFVEVSEAQPLGMLVFADDTIGYRSGIEGPEENFFNGWNESTWYRSE
- a CDS encoding ABC transporter ATP-binding protein, which produces MNGPLLSVVDLHTQFHTDEGTVHAVDGIDFDVNAGETVCIVGESGSGKTVTSESITKLLPIPPGDIPEGRIEFRDLETVRELADAFPRHVFDVVEGEDREQGHGEQQVGDDQFVVVEERSGEDITRGYVDLTRAPEQALRHIRGGDVAHVFQNPQSALDPVYTVGWQIVEAIQLHSDTDDATARERAIDLLDRVGIPDAATRVDNYPHEFSGGMKQRVIVAIALASNPALLVADEPTTALDVTIQAQILGLLQEIQDDLDMAVLFVTHDLGVVAEIADRVVVMYAGEVMETGDVFDLFENPAHPYTRALLECLPGRGDETVSIDGSLPSPTAPPDGCRFAPRCPHAVEECTTGDQPPLHPVEDRDQTVSCVYYGDDYDERVVQTAFSSAQDSSARTDGGPVADDDSVRSEAVSDE
- a CDS encoding ABC transporter ATP-binding protein; protein product: MNDTPLLRVTGLEKHYPITRGLLKREVGRVRAVDGVDFEVAAGETLGLVGESGCGKSTVATSLLRLEEPTAGEVRFDGEDVTTYDKQRLKRFRRRAQMIFQDPTSSFDPRMSIGESVAEPLLVHGITDRSRRREIVMDLLERVGLSAEDVDRYPHEFSGGQKQRVALARALVVNPQLLVADEPVSALDVSIQSDILNLMNDIQEEFDLAMLFISHDLGVVREVCDRVAVMYLGEIVEVAPTEALFSNPQHPYTTSLLGSIPRPDPTQRGESVTLVGDVPSPSNPPAGCRFHTRCPEVIPPADYAFEQGAWRSVQDLRQRMREGPLDLETVRTAHGESVGDAEGESVAGDEQLKQGLRAEFDIPRQLSDPEGDAVLERALTAEVEGDHEEARDLLDEAFRTPCEQTYPELRETEAGWEAACLLHEDQRQRVERPADD